A DNA window from Kitasatospora atroaurantiaca contains the following coding sequences:
- a CDS encoding DNA polymerase IV, giving the protein MQWVLHVDLDQFVAAVEVARRPELRGRPVVVGGTGDPTQRGVVATASYEARAFGIRSGMPLRLAARRCPEAVFLPTDPPAYQEASDRFMAALRRFPVVVEVLGWDEAFVGAHTDDPEALAAEIREAVQDATGLWCSVGIGDNKLRAKLATGFAKPPVRGGAADRHSFRLTRENWVAVMAGRPTDALWGIGTRTARKLAEAGLRTVAELAGADPDELAERFGPVMGPWYRMLALGVGDTEVTAAPHVPRSHSRETTFQHDLVERSEIDQHVAALAGRVAQDVATEGRPATRVAVKVRFAPFTTQTRSITLSTPTFDPGEITHAALAVLERFELSRPVRLLGVRAELGDG; this is encoded by the coding sequence ATGCAGTGGGTGCTCCACGTGGACCTCGACCAGTTCGTCGCCGCGGTCGAGGTGGCTCGCCGCCCGGAGCTGCGTGGTCGGCCGGTGGTGGTCGGCGGCACCGGTGACCCGACCCAGCGGGGGGTGGTGGCCACGGCCTCCTACGAGGCGCGCGCGTTCGGCATCCGGTCCGGCATGCCGTTGCGTCTGGCGGCCAGGCGCTGCCCGGAGGCGGTGTTCCTGCCCACGGACCCGCCGGCCTACCAGGAGGCCTCCGATCGGTTCATGGCAGCGCTGCGCCGGTTTCCGGTCGTCGTGGAGGTCCTCGGCTGGGATGAGGCCTTCGTCGGGGCGCACACCGACGATCCGGAGGCACTGGCCGCCGAGATCCGGGAGGCGGTGCAGGACGCGACGGGGCTGTGGTGCTCCGTGGGCATCGGGGACAACAAGCTGCGTGCCAAGCTGGCCACGGGCTTTGCCAAGCCGCCGGTCCGCGGCGGAGCCGCCGATCGGCACAGTTTCCGGCTCACCCGGGAGAACTGGGTGGCCGTCATGGCCGGGCGTCCGACCGACGCGCTCTGGGGTATCGGTACCAGGACGGCGAGGAAGCTGGCCGAGGCCGGCCTCCGAACGGTCGCCGAGCTGGCCGGGGCCGACCCCGACGAGCTTGCCGAGCGATTCGGCCCGGTCATGGGACCGTGGTACCGGATGCTCGCACTCGGTGTCGGGGACACCGAGGTCACGGCCGCCCCGCACGTCCCGCGCTCGCACAGCCGGGAGACCACCTTCCAACACGACCTGGTCGAGCGGTCGGAGATCGATCAGCACGTCGCCGCGCTGGCCGGGCGTGTGGCACAGGATGTGGCAACCGAGGGCCGCCCGGCCACCCGGGTCGCGGTGAAGGTCCGCTTCGCGCCGTTCACCACTCAAACCCGCAGCATCACGCTGTCGACGCCGACCTTCGACCCGGGCGAGATCACCCACGCGGCACTGGCGGTGCTGGAGCGGTTCGAGCTCAGCCGCCCGGTACGGCTGCTCGGTGTGCGCGCCGAGCTCGGCGACGGGTAG